The sequence below is a genomic window from Ipomoea triloba cultivar NCNSP0323 chromosome 2, ASM357664v1.
AATAACCCTGATTGGTGGGGAGATGTCTCTGGTGCATTGCTTCCCCATCCTAGAATGCTGACGATGCCTGGTGGGATAGAGAGGAACTTTGATGGGGCCGAGAAATACGACTCTGGATCCTCTGAATTCTCAGGAAAATCAAATCAGACTGAGATGGTAGTTCCAGTACCCAGAATCAGCAACTCAGCTCAAAAACAACCTTATAAGTTTTTGATATATGGTAGAACTGGCTGGATTGGTGGCCTGCTTGGCAAGTTATGTGAGAAACAGGGGATTCCTTATGAATATGGTAGGGGTCGCATGGAGTATCGCTCACAGCTCTTGGCTGACATTCAGTATGTGAAGCCCACCCATGTCTTCAATGCAGCTGGTATTACTGGTAGACCCAATGTTGACTGGTGCGAAAGTCACAAGTGTGAGACAATCCGCACCAATGTTGCTGGTACACTAACTTTAGCAGATGTATGCAGAGAGAATGGTctgttgatgatgaattttGCGACTGGTTGTATATTTGAATATGATGCTGCACATCCAGAAGGTTCTGGGGTTGGATTCaaagaggaagacaaaccaaaTTTCACTGGTTCATTCTATTCAAAGACCAAGGCCATGGTAGCATCTCTTGCtcatttttgtcttttgtttCTTAGGCATTAGATGCAGGTAGCTATATTATATTAGTAACTTTGTCGTTGTTTTCTTGGAGCAGGTTGAAGAGCTGTTAAAAGAGTATGAAAATGTTTGCACCCTGAGAGTTAGAATGCCAATATCGTCAGACCTCAACAACCCTCGCAATTTCATCACCAAAATCGCGCGTTATGATAAGGTGGTAAATATTCCCAATAGCATGACAGTTTTGGACGAGCTACTTCCTATATCCATAGAGATGGCCAAGCGTAACCTGAGAGGCATATGGAATTTTACAAACCCCGGGGTTGTGAGCCACAATGAGATTCTGGAGATGTACAAGAAGTACATGGATCCAACGTTCAAATGGTCCAACTTCACGCTGGAAGAGCAGGCAAAGGTGATAGTTGCAGCCCGAAGTAACAATGAGATGGATGCATCAAAGTTGAAGAAAGAGTTCCCTGAGTTGTTGTCAATAAAGGACTCAGTGATCAAGTATGTGTTTGAACCAAACAGAAAAACCTCCGCATAATAAGCAGGCAGCTTCAGTGGAGGGTGGGTGAAATCTCATTTTCTAGACGACTAGACTGTGCTAGCCTTAGTTATTACTCATTCTTAGCTTAAGCTTCTTTCGATATTGAATAGAGTGCTTCCACTAGATGGTTCTGGTTCGGTATAAATTTACAAATACTCAGCAAGCAGCCAGCGATTGTGTGGTATGATGAACCTCtgtcgttattattattattattattattgttatgtaaGGGCATGGTTCTTGAATGTATATCAGGATTAcgtttaaaaataatacattaatacgTTCTAGTGCAGTTGTTTCGATCTGCACTTGCAAGTCGTCTCCCACTAGAAACATTTCTTCTACTCAATTAACTGTACACCAAAAGGTCTAAAAAAGATTTATCAGTAACTAGAATTCAAAACACAAATAGGTAGTAGCTTTAGGAATTAGGACTACATTCTCTCTCTTATCATTGACTAAAAATCAGCACTAGTATTGGGTCAGAGATTGCTCCAATTTGGTCGGGAAGGCCTATATGCAACCAACCGCTCAAACATACAAGCGCACACAGCATATATAGTTACAAAAGTTGTCTCTCTGGGTCTCGATTCTAACATTGTTTGGGTCATCAGTGAATGTACAAGCAGCTTCATCCTGGATGGGTTGATGGTTGAGGGCGAGGAGCATGGATATAATAGATGCTTCAGCTAGTTCATCCTAATGTGAGTATGATGCGGTTGATGTAGATGATTCAGCCAGTTGTCTTAGAAATGCAACCACATCACCCGAGCCACTCATAACATACCGAGCGTTTGTACGATTCCTGCCAACTGAGCAAGAGAAGTAATTCTCCTTCTTGAGATCCAACACATTCCATGAAGCATTTTCGGGTGTTGGTTTTGAGTTGTTTTTGCTCGATGCATGGTTTGGTGTTTTCTTTTCCAAGTTTGGTATTGGTTTAGTCCTGCTCTGTGACGATTTTGAGTTGCTTTTGCTCGATGAAAGCTTTGGCGTTGGCCTCCTGTCTCCTGGTACCTTCAATGCATCGGTTGTTTTCGACCTTGGAATACTCATTCCATCACAAGGAAGATCTGGCTCAAAAAATGTATACACATCCTCATCCTGAAGCACAGACACAAGGACAACCAGTTAAAAGAATGAACTTCTATAAAATATTTGCCATATCAAATGTATGTTTTGACATGAGTTGTTTAATTACAGTTTGTTCATCCGATCCATTACTGGCACTTGTAGCATAAGGGGATGATGCTTTGaactaaataaaatgaaaagacaCAATGATATGCACCAAGTCAAGAAGCATTAATAAAGTTCCAGGAGAGAATACCTTTCCTAGAAAATGCCCTATGCACAGAACATAATCAATTGGTGTGGTAATGGCTTTATTATGAACTATTTCTCCCAATATTCGATCAATTGCTGCTCCCTGTGACACGGGCTAACTAACCACTTTCAGTGTAAGGCTGTGAAGAGGGgatttatgaaaatatcatAAGATAAATCTCATCACCTTTGTAACACCTACTGCTCGAACCTCAACAGACCGTTGCCCTTGCACAACATCAACAGATGCATTAGAAATTGGGCCTGTCCATAGGTGCTGCAACATATCTCTAGCTTGCAACCTTCCAAATTCAACATCTGAAATTTACACCAAACCAAGCCTAATCATGACGACAAGGCATGGAAAATTATTTGGAGGCAAAATGGGTTACAAAATTCAATTACCTGCATACTTGTAATTCCAAACAAGTGAAGTTTCACGAAGTTCAAAATGAGATCTAGGGGTCCTTTCAGTGAAATACTCAAACACATGCTGtaacaaataaataacataataatttaGAGTTCAAAGATAACAGAAATATAATGAGCCTGCATATGGCCCATACCTTTACACTGTCAACCCAATCCATGTTTAGAAGCTCTGGCATTGTAGTCATCCATTCTCCCTTTGTAGATCGCAGAAACATCCCATGCTCTGCTGCCAACCACATGTTGTATTCACCAAAGTTCTGCAAAGGCACTTATCCAGAATTAAGAATAATTGGCATTTTTTGTGGGGCCAGGAGAGAGGAGAAGGGAGGGCGGGGGGAGGAAAGCTAGATGCAGTACATCATCTAAGACATTTCTGTCACTTCCACTGAGAACAACAATTGTCGTCTTTGGATCCATACACAATGCTGATAGAGGTCCATTCAAATTTGGATGCAGTTTAAGttccatttctttaatttgatcgCCACCTCTTCTTCCAGCGGTATCCACCATTTCTGTTAGCACGGCATTGAAACCCTGTTGGTTTTTATCATAAGTTCATTAATTTAGACGGTTATTGCTACAACGTTTAACaaggaagaaagagaaaaacaaaacaatattatGTATGCCTTGCAACTtcaggaaagaaaataatgaggATACCAATATGAGTAATCGGTTATTGGACTGCAAATAGCGCTCAATCGCATCAGTGATGTTAAGTCGTGGTGGAGCTTTTCTTACCCTCTGCTGAGCTTCAATAACAGTGTCATTTAATTCACTGCAaccaagagaaaaaaaaagtggaacATCAGAAACTTTGGCAGGGAAAGCAACACAAACAACCTACCAGGACTTTTTCTATATGATATTCTGCATGTTCACCATTCATTCTCTATCATAAAGANNNNNNNNNNNNNNNNNNNNNNNNNNNNNNNNNNNNNNNNNNNNNNNNNNNNNNNNNNNNNNNNNNNNNNNNNNNNNNNNNNNNNNNNNNNNNNNNNNNNNNNNNNNNNNNNNNNNNNNNNNNNNNNNNNNNNNNNNNNNNNNNNNNNNNNNNNNNNNNNNNNNNNNNNNNNNNNNNNNNNNNNNNNNNNNNNNNNNNNNNNNNNNNNNNNNNNNNNNNNNNNNNNNNNNNNNNNNNNNNNNNNNNNNNNNNNNNNNNNNNNNNNNNNNNNNNNNNNNNNNNNNNNNNNNNNNNNNNNNNNNNNNNNNNNNNNNNNNNNNNNNNNNNNNNNNNNNNNNNNNNNNNNNNNNNNNNNNNNNNNNNNNNNNNNNNNNNNNNNNNNNNNNNNNNNNNNNNNNNNNNNNNNNNNNNNNNNNNNNNNNNNNNNNNNNNNNNNNNNNNNNNNNNNNNNNNNNNNNNNNNNNNNNNNNNNNNNNNNNNNNNNNNNNNNNNNNNNNNNNNNNNNNNNNNNNNNNNNNNNNNNNNNNNNNNNNNNNNNNNNNNNNNNNNNNNNNNNNNNNNNNNNNNNNNNNNNNNNNNNNNNNNNNNNNNNNNNNNNNNNNNNNNNNNNNNNNNNNNNNNNNNNNNNNNNNNNNNNNNNNNNNNNNNNNNNNNNNNNNNNNNNNNNNNNNNNNNNNNNNNNNNNNNNNNNNNNNNNNNNNNNNNNNNNNNNNNNNNNN
It includes:
- the LOC116010199 gene encoding trifunctional UDP-glucose 4,6-dehydratase/UDP-4-keto-6-deoxy-D-glucose 3,5-epimerase/UDP-4-keto-L-rhamnose-reductase RHM1-like, coding for MTTYTPKNILITGAAGFIASHVANRLVRSYPNYKIVVVDKLDYCSNLKNLLPSRPSPNFKFVKGDIASADLVNYLLIAESIDTIMHFAAQTHVDNSFGNSFEFTKNNIYGTHVLLEACKVTGQIRRFIHVSTDEVYGETDEDAVVGNHEASQLLPTNPYSATKAGAEMLVMAYGRSYGLPVITTRGNNVYGPNQFPEKLIPKFILLAMKGKTLPIHGDGSNVRSYLYCEDVAEAFEVILHKGEVGHVYNIGTKKERRVIDVAQDICKLFNMDTETCIKFVENRPFNDQRYFLDDQKLKNLGWSERTLWQEGLKKTIEWYTNNPDWWGDVSGALLPHPRMLTMPGGIERNFDGAEKYDSGSSEFSGKSNQTEMVVPVPRISNSAQKQPYKFLIYGRTGWIGGLLGKLCEKQGIPYEYGRGRMEYRSQLLADIQYVKPTHVFNAAGITGRPNVDWCESHKCETIRTNVAGTLTLADVCRENGLLMMNFATGCIFEYDAAHPEGSGVGFKEEDKPNFTGSFYSKTKAMVEELLKEYENVCTLRVRMPISSDLNNPRNFITKIARYDKVVNIPNSMTVLDELLPISIEMAKRNLRGIWNFTNPGVVSHNEILEMYKKYMDPTFKWSNFTLEEQAKVIVAARSNNEMDASKLKKEFPELLSIKDSVIKYVFEPNRKTSA